From the Archangium lipolyticum genome, the window GAAGGTCGTCATCGAGGGCGAGGAAGAGGTGGGAAGTGAGCACCTCGGCACGTTCCTCAAGAAGCACTCGGCGCTGCTGAAGGCGGACGCCATCGTGCTGACGGACACGACCAACTTCGACACGGGGCTGCCCTCCATCACCACGGCGCTGCGCGGGCTGGTGACGGTGGACGTGGAGGTGCGCGCGCTCAAGCAGGCGGTGCACTCGGGCATGTGGGGCGGACCGGTGCCGGACCCCGTGATGGCGCTGTGCCGGATGCTCGCCACGCTGACGAACGCGGACGGCTCCATCGCCATCGAGGGCATCTACGACAAGGTGCGCCCGCTGAGCGAGGCCGAGCGCAAGAGCATCCAGTCGCTGCCGGGTGACGCGGCGTACTTCAAGCAGCAGGTGGGCATGGTGCCGAAGGCCGAGCTGCTGGGGGGGCGCCACCCGTGGGAGATGAACTGGCGGCAGCCGGCGCTGGCCATCAACGCCATCCAGGCCAGCAGCCGCAAGGACGCGCGCAACATCATCTGCGACGTGGCGTGGGCCCGCGTGGGCATCCGCGTCGTCCCCGACATGGACGCCCAGGAGGTACAGCGGCGGCTGGTGGAGCACCTGGAGAAGGTGGTGCCCTGGGGACTGGAGCTTCACATCAAGCAGGACCCGCCCGCGGGCCCGTGGTTCACGGATATTTCGCATCCCGCCTTCCAGGCGGCCTTCCGGGCGCTGCGCAAGGGCTACGGGACGGAGCCGGTGGCGATTGGATGCGGTGCGTCGATTCCCTTCGTGGAGCCGTTCGCCCGGGAGCTGGGCGGGGTGCCCGCGCTGCTCATCGGCGTGGAGGACCCGTACACCAACGCGCACTCGGAGAACGAGAGCCTTCACCTGGGTGACTACGAGAAGGCGGTGCGCAGTGCCATCCACTTGTACGAGGAGCTGGCCAGGGAGCTGAAGTAGCGCCGCCGCGTCGACGGCCCGTCATCCCACCCGGCGCCCACCGATGCTGGCGCCGGCGTCGGGGGACAGCCGCCGGTAGAGCGGGCCGGCCAGCATGGACACCACGCCCACGGCGATGAAGGGCAGCATGAAGCGCTCGGGCGTCAGGTGCGCCTCCTCACCTCCGCGCGCCAGATGCAGCATCAGACCGCCGAAGCTGATGCCCATGCTCACGCTCATCTGTTGGATCACCACCGCCAGGGTGGAGGCGTTGCTGACGGAGGACGGGGGGATGTCCGCGTAGGCCACGGTGTTGAGGGCGGTGAACTGCAGGGACCGCACGAAACCACTCACTCCCAGGACGAGGATGATGAAGGGGATGGGCGTCGCGGCGCGGAAGAAGGCCGGGACGGCCGTCAGCGCGGCGGTGAGGAGGTTGGAGGCGATGAGGATGGAGCGGAAGCCGTACCGCCGCAGCAGCGTGGGCGCCACGGGCTTGCACGCCAGGGCCCCCGCGCTGGTGAAGAGGGTCACCAGCCCCGTCTCGAACGGACCCCAACCCAGCCCGACCTGGAACAGCAGCGTCAACAGGAAGGGTGTCGCGCCCAGCCCCAGGCGGAGCAGGACGCCGCCCGTCAGGCTCGCGCGATAGGTGTCGATGCTCGCCAGGCGCAGGTCGAGCACCGGCCGCTCGCTCCCACGCGCGTGCGCGACGTAGGCCACCAGCGCTCCGGCCGCGATGGCCACGAGCGCGAGCTGCACGGGGACTGGAACGAGGCCGACGCCCACCAGCTCGGCCGCCCCGATGGTGGCGGTGATGGCGAGGGCCGCGAGGGCGAAGCCCTTGCCGTCGAACCGGCCTGGATCCGGTTGATGCAGGGGCGGAACGAACCGCGCCACCGCGAGCATGCCGAGCACACCCACCGGCACGTTGATGAAGAAGATCCACGGCCAGTCCGCGACGCCCAGGATGAGGCCGGCCAGCGGGGGCCCGACGAGCGGGCCGACGAGCGCTGGCATGGTGAACCAGCTCATCGCGGAGACGAGCTTGTCACGAGGCGCCGAGCTCACCACGATGAGCCGGCCCACCGGCACCATCAACGCTCCACCCAGTCCCTGGAGCGTCCGGAAGAGGACCAGCTGGGCCAGGGACCGCGAGAAGCCGCACAGCACCGAGCTCACCAGGAAGACGGCCATGGCGCTCATGAACACGCGCCGGGGCCCGTACTTGTCGGCGATCCACCCGCTCGCCGGGGAGAGCACCGCCAGCGCCAGGATGTAGGAAGTCAGCGCGAGCTTCAGGTGGACGGGATCCGCGCCGAACGTGCGCGCCAGGGCTGGCAGGGCGGTGGACAGCGCCGTGGAGTCGATGAACTCCATGAACAGCGCGCTGGCCACGGCGATGGAGGCCAGCCGGGTGCTACGAGCCGATCCGGTGGGCTCCTGCGCGGACGGGTTCGCGGGAAGGGGAGAGGCGGACACGTCCTCTGCTATGCACCCGCTGGGCGAGGGCTGCCACGGGGTTGGCGCCGGGCGGGCGCCAGCGGTGTACCTGCGGTGATGGCCGCTGATAGTTGGACTCGAAAGTCTGGAGACCTCACCGTGCAGGGCCTTGGCGGGCCGGTTGCCGCTGTCGTTTTGTGGTCAGAGGAACTCCATGGAAGGAAGGGGACAGGGGATTGGCCTCTGGCGCGATTGAGGCGGGGAGATGGCATGCTCTCTATTGAACCGAATCGCTTTCGCCTCCCGCTGTTCCATTTCCATGCAAGACCACCCCGGCACTCCCCTCCGTTTTCAACTCTCCCAGCGTCTCTACGGACGGGATACGCACATCGCCACGCTGCTACAGGGCTTCGGGCGGGTCGCCCAGGGACGCCGGTCGGAGTTGATCCTGGTTCGTGGATACTCCGGCATCGGGAAGTCCTCGGTGGTGTACGAGCTGCGCGCGCCCGTGGTGCGGCGGGGCGGATTCTTCCTGAGCGGGAAGTCCGATCAGTTCCAGCGGGACATCCCCTACGCCACCCTGGCGCAGGCCATCGACGGGCTGACGCAGCAACTCCTGGCGGGCCCGGGTGAGGAGCTCGCCCGGTGGCGTGAGCGGCTGGGCGAGGCCTGGGGAGAGCTGGGCCAGGTCCTCGTGGACGTGGTGCCGCATCTGGAGCTCGTGGTGGGCCGGCAGCCGGCGGTCCCGGAGTTGCCCGCCAATGAGTCGAAGCACCGCTTCCATCGGGTGTGCCAGAAGTTCCTCGGCGTGTTCGCCACGCCCGAGCACCCGCTCGTCGTGTTCCTGGATGACCTGCAGTGGGCCGATCTGGCCAGCCTCGAGCTCCTCCGGCACCTGCTCGTCCACCCCGAGACGCCGCCGCTGCTGCTGATCGGCGCCTACCGTGACAACGAGGTGAGCCCCTCCCACCCGCTGGCGTTGCTCCTGACGGACCTCCGCGTGGCGGGCGTGCGGATGACGGATCTCCGGCTCGAGCCGCTGAGCCGCGAGCACATCCAGCAGCTCGTGGCGGATTCGCTGCCGGGAGCGGGGGAGAGCACGGTCGGGCCCCTCTCGGCCCTGGTCCACGAGAAGACCGGCGGCAACCCGTTCTTCCTCACCCAGTTCCTGTTGACGTTGCACCATGACGGCCTGCTGACCCGGACGCCCGAGGGCGGATGGCGGTGGGATGCCGCGGGCGTCCGGGCGAAGGACTACTCCGACAACGTCGTCGACTTCATGGTGAGCCGGCTGCGCCAGTTGCCCATGCGCACGCAGCACCTGCTGCAACTGGCCGCCTGCGTGGGCAACGTCTTCCCTCGCCAGCTGCTGGTCATCATCTCCGGCGCGGAGCCGAGCGAGGTGGAGGCGGGCCTCGAGGAGGCGCTCCGGGAGGGCATGCTGGTGCGCGCCGGTTCGGAGCAGTGCCGGTTCCTCCACGACCGCATCCAGCAGGCGGCCCACGAGCTCATCCCCGCGCAGGAGCGCAAGGCCGTCCACCTGCGCATCGGCCGCCTGATGCTGGCGAGCCTGTCTCCGGAGGAGGTGCGCGAGAAGATCTTCGATGTGGTGGGGCAGCTCAACGAGGGGGCGGAGCTGATCGCCGACGCGCGGGAGCGCCACCGCGTCGCAGGGTTGAACGCGGAGGCGGGCTGGAAGGCCCGGGCCTCGACGGCGTTCCGCTCGGCCGCGGACTTCTTCGCGTTGGCCTTCACGTTCATTCCAGGCGACCCCTGGGAGACGGACCCGGAGCTGGCGTTCAAGCTCCAGCTGGACCGGGCTCACAGTGAGTTCATGAGCGGCAACGCCGCCGAGGCCCGCCGCCTGGTGAAGGCGCTCCGGCTCCGGGCCAGGGCCCGTTCGGAGCTGGCGGCGGTCTACCGCCTGGAGAGTGAGCTCCTCCTGGCGGCCAACGAAATCGAGGGCGCCGTCACCTGCCTGCTGGATGGCCTGGCGCAGATGGGCATGCCGATGTCGCCCCATCCCTCCTGGGAAGAGGTGGTGACCGCCAACGAGGAGGCGTGGGCCCTGCTGGGCGAGCGCCCCATCGAGAGCCTCATCGAGCTGCCCCTCATGACCAACCCGGACACGAAGGCGTTGATGGACGTGCTCTCCTCGCTGTTCACGCCGGCCATCACCACCGACCAGAACCTGCTCGTCCTCCACCTGTGCCGGATGCTCTCGCTGAGCCTGCGGTACGGCAACACCGAGGCATCCGTCCACGGGTTCGGCTGGTACGGCTTGATGCTGGGGTCCATCTTCAAGCGTTACCGGGAAGGCCATGCCTTCAGTGTGCTCGCGTATGAGCTGGTCGAGCGCCACGGTTTCACCTCCGCGCGGGGGAGGGCGCTCTACAGCCTGGAGATGACCAGCTGCTGGGTCCAGCCCCTCTCCGTCGCGCTGGAGCACGTCCGCGACGCCTTCCACCACGCGCTGAGGGCTGGGGACTTCCAGATCGCCTGCTATTGCAGCAACCACATCGTCACGAACCGCCTCACCCTGGGGCACCCCCTGGAGGAGGTCTACCAGGAGTCCGTCGCGCGTCTCGACTTCGCGCGTCAGGCGGGCTACCCGGCGGTGGAGGACGTCATCCACCACGTCCAGCGCTACGTGCAGCAGTTGCGAGGGCTGTCCCGCTCGTTCGACACGATGAGCGGCGACGACTTCGACCAGGAGGCCTTCGAGGCCAGGCTGACCCCCCAGCACATGAGCATCATGCGGTGCTGGTACTGGATCATCAAGATGCAGTCGCGCTTCATGTGCGGCGCCTACGCGCAGGTGCTGGAGGTGGGGGAGCGGGCCGCCGAGCTCATCGGCACCTCACTGGGCCACATCCAGCTGATGAGCTTCTACCTCTATCGCGCGCTGGCGCTGGCGGCCTGTTACCGGGCGGCGGCGCCGGAGGAGCAACGGCGGTACCTCGAGCTCATGCGGGAGTACCAGGGGAAACTGGCGGAGTGGGCGGGCTATTGCCCCGAGAACTTCCGCGCCCCCGAGCGGATGGTCTCCGCGGAGCTCTTCCGTGTCACCGGCCACATGGAGGAGGCGCTCCGGGCCTACGAGGAGGCCATCCACTCCGCCCGCGTGCACGGCTTCATCCAGAACGTCGGCCTCGCCAACGAGCTGGCGGCGCGGTTCTGGCGCGAGCACCAGGTCCCGACCCTCTCGGACACCTACGCCCGGCATGCCCGGGAGGCCTATCTGAAGTGGGGCGCGCTGGGGAAGGTCCGGCACCTGGATGATCAGTGGCCCCATCTGGTCCCCCTCACGGCCCTTCAGGCTCCCCTCTCCGACGCGGGGGCGGGCCAGCAGGTCGACGCGCTCGCCGTGGTGCGGGTGCAGCAGGCCATCTCCGGTGAGTTGGACCTCGAAAAGCTGGCGGCGACGCTGGTGCGCGTGGCCGCCGAGCACGCGGGGGCCCAACAGGGCGCCTTGCTGCTCGTGGACGATGACAAACTCACGGTGGCGGCGCTCTCGGGGCTTGGTGAGGAGGACCTGCCAGGGAGCCTTCTCTCCTACGTCAAGCGCACCGGGGAACACGTGCTCGTCGCCGACGCCTCCCTGCCGCACCCCTTCGTGTCCGACGCCTGCTTCGAGCGCGGCCGGGTCCGGTCGGTGCTGTGCCTGCCGCTGGTGCGCCAGGATGTGCTCCAGGGAGTGCTGTACCTGGGAAACACGCTCGCTCCGCACGCGTTCACCCCGGCACGCCTCGCGTTGCTGGGACAACTGGCCTCACAAGCCGCCATCTCCCTCGGGAACGCGCGGCGGCACGCCGAGCTCCAGCGCGCCGAGGCCGCCCTGCGCCACGTCAACGAGGAGCTCGCGCAGCGCCTGGAGGAGCGTGCGTGGGAGCTCCGGCAGGCCCAGGCCCGGCTGATGGACGCGACGCGCGAGGCGGGCCTGAGCGAGGTGGCCGCCAACGTGCTCCACAACGTGGGCAACGTCCTCACCAGTGCCGTCCTGAACACGCACATGCTGCGCGAGAAGGTGGACGTCTCCCGCATGGTCCGGCTCAAGCAGCTCACGGTCATGCTCCAGGAGCATCAGGAGGACCTGGCGGGCTTCCTGACGAAGGATTCCCGAGGCACCCAGTTGATGAGCTACCTCTTCGGCCTGGCCGATGAGTTGCTGCGCGAGCACGCGTCGATGAAGGAGAGCGTGGGGAAGTTGAAGGAGCACATCGAGCACATGCGCGCCATCCTCCACGTCCAGCAGGCCTATGGACGGCATACGCTCCTGCCCGAGGAGTGCGAGCTCTCCCAGCTGGTCGAGGATGCCCTGAGCATCCAACTGCCGGCGCTCCAGCGCTACGGCATCACGGTCACCCGGGAGCTCCACGTGCTGCCCAAGGCGCGGCTGGACAAGCACCGGGTGCTGCAAATCCTCATCAACCTCATCACGAATGCCCGCAACGCCATGAACGGGCAGCCCGAGCCGAAGCGGCACCTGCACGTGCGGCTCGACGCGGAGGGGCGCACGGCGCGCATCCAGGTGGTGGACAGCGGGAAGGGGATCGCCACGGAGCACCGCGAGCGGCTGTTCTCGCAAGGCTTCACCACCCGCGCGGACGGGCAGGGCCTGGGGCTCTATTCGAGCGCGCTGGCGGCGAAGTCGTTGGGAGGGCGGCTCACCCTGGAGAGCGAGGGGCCGGACAAGGGCGCCACGGCCACGCTGGAGCTGCCGCTCGCGTAGACCCTACGCGCGCCAAGGGGTGACACCTGTCTTCGCGCCGGGTGTTCCATTCGCGCGGCGCGAGGATGCTCATCCATTCGGCCGCCAGGGAGGAGCCGATGGCTGGACGTATGCGTGTCCTGTGCCGGGTGTTGACGCTGGGGTTGTGTGTTTCAGTGGCCGCGTCGGTGGGCTGTCTCGATGCCTCGGAGCCGGGCAATCTGGTGCCCGCGACAGTGGTGGAGGACCCTTCGCTGCCGCGGGCGCGTTGGAATGGTGCCTCCTTCCACATCGAGGAGCTCGGGCCCGAGGGAGCCCCCGTGCTCATCTTCCTGCACGGCGGCCCGGGCGACGACTACCAGTACCTGTTGCCGCTCGCGGACCGGCATGACGGGGTGAGTCTCGCGGACGAGCATCGGCTGGTCTTCTGGGATCAGCGGAGCGCGGGTTTATCGGAGCGCTTCTCGGCTCCCGAGGCGCTCAGCCTGGAGAACCACCTGCGCGACCTGGAGCAGCTGGTGGAGCGCGTCGCTGGCGAGCGCCAGGTGGTGCTCGTGGGTCACTCGTGGGGAGGCCAGTACGCCGCGCTGTATATGAGTGCGCATCCCGAGCGGGTGGCGGGGGTGGTGCTGCTCGAACCGGGAGAATTCAGCACGGAGCTGGGGAAGCTGGTGCCGGGCTTCGCCCCGGACCTGACCGCCGAGTGGGTCAACGACTGGGCGTGGGCGCGTCAGTTGTTGGCGACGGATGACCATGCTCGCGCCGACTTCGCGCTCACGGTGGGCCTGCTCGCGGAGAACTCCCAGCCGGGCCGCAATGACAGGCCGGTGCCCTCCTGGCGCACGGGGGTTGCGTCGAAGGTGCACGTCTACCTGGCGCAGCTCTCGGAGCGGAGCTTCGACTTCACCGCGAACCTGGACCGGGTCCAGCCGGAGGTGCTGTTCATCGTGGGCGGAGCCACCGAGGACCTTGGTGCCGCGTTCCAGGAGAAGCAGCGTGTCCTCTTCCGGCGCTCGCGTCTGGAGGTCATTCCGGACGCCGGTCACAACGACATCGTCTACTGGCGGGCCGCGGAGTCCGTGGCGCTCATCCGGGACTACCTGCGCACGCTGGACCTGGAGGGGGCCCGATGAGAGCCGTCTCTCTCTTGCTGGGGCTCCTGGCCGGGGTGGTGCTGTTTCCGCAGCGGGCGGTGGCGGACGTGGCTTCCAGGCCCACCGAGGGCCATCCCAACGCCCTGTATCTGGACCTCGGGGTGGATGGTGCGCCCGTGACGGGGCGGCTGGGCTATGCGCGAGCGCTGGGGACAGGGTTCGTGGCTCCCACGTGGGTGTTCGCCGACGCGGCCATCCCGTTGTTGCGGCCGGACTTCGGTGACTTCGCGCTGCGCTCGGGCGCGCGAGTGCATCTCCTGCGCTCGGGCCGGTTCGAGCTGCCCGTGCAGGCGGCGGTCCTGCTGCGAGGTACGCGAAACGTCTCCTTCTCGGCGAGGGGATGGGGTACCGAGCTCGGGGTACAACCGGGCTGGTACGCAGAGCGCTGGCTGTTGGCCGCGGAGCTCTCGTGGGACCAGCAGTGGCTCACCTACCTGGAGCCCACGGCCGAGCACCGGAGCCGCATCTACGCCGATGCGCGCTCTGGCTGGTACGGAGGCTCCGCCGTCACCCTTCGCGCGGGCGCGCGAGTGGGATTGCTCTCGTCAGAGCGGTTCGAGCTGTTGCTCCGAGCGGGTTACGAGTGGCACGGCCGCTATGACGCGATGCTGCCGCCGCTCTACGCCCTGGTGAGCGCGAACGTGCGTTTCTGACGGCCGGGCCCTACTTCTTCGCCGTGCTGCTGATGATGTGGGCCACGGCGTTCTTGACCCAGTCCTTGATGGACGCGGTCTCGAAGGCGGTGGCCTGGCGCTGGGGGTACTTCTTCTCGAAGTAGTTCACGGCGGCCACGCCCATGGCGAAGGCGGTGCCACCGCTGGCGGCGCCCTTGAGGAGCCAGCCGGCGACGGGAATCCACCCCACCGTCTCGCCCACCACGGCGGTGGCGGCCTTGCGCGCGACGATGCCCGCGCCCAGCGTGGGAATGAGCCCGAGCGCCTCGCCCAGGGAGAGCTTCTCTCCGTAGATGCCGGCCACGTGGTAGATCATGTAGGCCTCGATGGCCGACGTGACCGCCGTGTGCGCGCCGGGAACGGGAATGGGAATGGCCGCGGCACCCGCCGCGCGGAGTGCGCTCTCCTCGACCCACGCGCGCGCCGCCTTGTCTGCGTTCATTGGTATCCCCCCTGGGGTGGTGTGGTGGGAGAGTACGTTACAGGAAGTGCCCGCTCCTTTGCTCGTGCACCGGGCGAGCCAACCGCTGGAGTCGGATGTGACCGCGAATTGACCCGGCTGGAACAGGGCCTTTGCACGGGTGGAGGAGCATGCGTGTTGACTCCTCGAAAGGAGCCGCACATGAACGTCGCGTCCCTGGTGAACCCCCCCCGTCCCGATGCTCCCTCTCCTGGCGCCTTGAAGCTGCTGCGGGTCGAGGCCAGCGTGCTCGCCCAGGCCTTCCTCGGCTCGGCCCGTGAGAGCGTGCTCGCCTTCCGCTTCATGCGGAGCCTGCTGCTCCACGGAGGGGCCACCGTGCCTCCCGCCCCCAGCGGGCCTGCCAAGAGAGGCGCTTCGGGGACCCGGGCCCTCGCGTAGACCCTCATCCCGTTCTTCACGAGAAGCACCTGGGCCGCATCGAGCCTCTTGCGCGGTAAGCAGGTTGTAGTCGGCCCTGGGCCCTCAGCGCGACACGCGTACCAGCGTCGTCATGTGGCTCTTGAGATCGAGGGGCTCGAGAGCGGCCGGCGGATGGAAGCGCATCGCCCGAGGATGACCTTCCAGCCGTTCCGGGCCGCCGCCTCCTCACGGATGAGCTCCGCCTCCTTGGCCGCATCCACGCGCTCGCCGTCCTTGAGCACAACCGCCCGAAGATCGCTCGTGATCGGACGACCCGGTAGGAAGGCAGGGCTCTCCTCGTAGGATGGGGTCTTGTCTGAGTGGGCAGGTACTGCTTGATTGAGCGCCACCGCCTGGGGCGCTTCGAGAGGGCGTGCACGATGAGGACTTACCCGTGGGCCGTGCTGCTGCACAGGTGGGCCGCGCTGCTGGGGGCTGTGCTGCTCTTCACCGGCTGCGTCACGCTGGCGCCGCGACAGGCCGGCAGCACCGCGGAGGGACCCCTCTCCCTCTCCACGTTGCGAGAGGCGGGGACCATTACGCCCCCGCTCGAGGCGCCCTTTCCTCTTGCTTCCACGGCGAGCTCGGGCGAGGCGTCCGCGTACGAGGTGGCCCGCGCGGGGCCTGCTTCCCAGAATCCGCCCTCGTGCGGAGGGCTGCCCCCGGGGTGGCCCGACTTCTCCTCCAGTGACAGGGAGGCACTGCTCGCCCCCTTCCTCAGTTGCACCTCGCCCGGGGAAGTTCTCGCCCTGCAGGAGCGGGTGGACATGCCCAGGCTGGTGGACGCTTTGGACGACTGGCGTGCCGTGCGACTCGGTGCCCTGGGCCCACCGCGCGAGGACGTTGCCCTCCTGCTCAATAAAAAGCGCACCTCATTGCTCCTCAATGCTCCCGAGGCCTATGGGCGCCTCAACGCGCAGGTGCTCTCCGTCTTCATTGTCGACTCGGCCTACGACAATGACTTGAGGGAGATCCTCTTCCTGCTGGCCCAGGACAATCGGCTGGCGGAAACCCTCGCGCTGCTGCCCGCGTTCCAGGTGGCGTTGGAGAAGCGGGGGTTGAAACCCACGGCCCGTGTGGACCGGGACTCCGAGCTCGGAGACGTGGGCCGGGGCCTGGTCCGAGCTGGAAGGGACGTGCTCTCCAGCTCTCCAATGAGCTCGGACGGAGGGGACTTCGCATTCCTCCCTATACGAGGCCAACTGCCGCCGGAGTACCAGGAGGCCCTCGCCACGGCCGAGAAGGAGTTGGTGCGGGATGCCTCGGCGGACACCCTGGCGCTGAGTGTGTTTGACCACCTCACCTTTGGCGTGCCGCTGGGTGGCTACGGCTTTGTCACCACCACCCTCCATGGCGGGCGGTCGCTCTGGCAGGGAGAGTTGGAGAAGGGCACGCGCGAGGTAGCACCAGCGCTGGTGGTGGCCCTCGTCGCGGGTGGCAAGGGCCCGCGCTACCTCTCCAAGGGGAAAGGCGCTGCGGGTGTGCGCCTGCACCTCCTCACCGGGCTCGAGGCCGCGGAAGCGCGGCTGCGGGCCCTGACGGAGACGGCGCGGCAGCTCCGAGGGGTGATGAGCCTGGAGGGCCTGCGCGACCTGGTGCGCTACCTCCAGGCGAGCCGGGAGGCAGGCCGTTTCGTCTCCGTGGGTGGGGGGGACGCCGCGCTGGCGCTCTACGAGGCCCGGGGAGATGTGGCCAAGGCGCGGCCGCTCATGTCCAAGGCCAGGCCTGGGGCCACGGGCTCCCCGCCCGTGAAGGGTGGCGTGGGCGTCGGCGCTGGGGAAGCCGTCGGCGCGGCGGACGACGCCGCGCGTCCCTCTGTCAAGAAGGCCGGTGTCACGGAGCGCCATGGCACCCTGGACTCGTTGGTGGATGAGGGGGTTGGCCACACGCGGCAGGTGGTGGAGGCAAAGCTGGCGGCGGCGGAACACGAGGCCACGGGCCCGCGCCTGCCCAAGGACGTGAGGGTACTGGAGCAGCACCGCCCCATCCTCGACGCCCCGCCGCCGGAGGCCCGGGGCAACCCGCGCTGGCGCGAGTACGTCGACTACTACAAGAAGCGCTTCATCGAGGTGGAGGAGGGCACGGCCGTCGAAGGCCCCCTGAAATGGGCGGGCTACGAGCGGCTGCGCGGCTGGTTTGCCCGGGGCATGGCCTTTGAGCGTGACATGGTGAAGGTGTTGAAGGCTGACGCGGAGAAGCCGCGGGCTGAGCGCCGCTTCCTCGGGGACTTCGACAAGCCCCGCATTGAAACGCAGGTGGGCGTGAGGAAGCCGGGCCCCGGCCTTCGTTACGCGGATGTGCTCGTTATCGAGGAGGGTGGGCTCGGCGGGCAGCCACGGCGCGTGGAGACGTTCAGCTTCAAGAGCCGAAATCTCGCACTATTAGAGGAAGAGGCATTGAAGGCGCAGATGAAGGCGGACGCGAGGGAAGCTCTGCGGAACTACGGCGAGACGCTGGATATCCGCCGAGGCTCCCTCCAGTCCCTGCTCCCAGGGGGCGGCGAAGTGCAGGTTCCAAGGGTTCGTCTCATTTACGAGGGAGGCGACCTCAAGCCCAAGAATGTAGACGTATTGAAGGCAGCCGTGAACGAAACCAAGGCAGTGGTTCCGGGAGTCGAGGTGGTGTTTCAATGAAACGGCTGAGCGTGCACGACTTGAAGCCGGAGGATCGCCTCCGGCTCACTTTCGACGGTGGCTTCGACCAGCGGGCCGCATTGGAAAGAGAGCTGGGGCCCTTTCTCCAGGCACTTGAGCAGCACGCCGACGGGTGGATGCCGGACATCGTCAACGGCAAGCGTCAACGGAAATATTCTCGCGCTTCCTTTTGGAAGGCCCTGGAGGAGCGGCGCGACGAGAACACCACGGGTCTCGGGCTCTATCGTACGACGTGGCCCGCGTTGGACATGTCGCTCAGTCTCTGGTTTCCGCCGCTACCTCCCAAACTGGGAATCTTCATCAACGTCAAGCCCCTCTCTTTCTTCGCGGAAGCGGAGCGTTGTCACCGCTTCGTGGAGATGGTGCGCGCCTGGGCCTCTCGCTACCCGGTCACTCATGCAAAGGCTCACAGCGCCGATGATACGGAACTGGCGGGCTCTCCCAATTTTGGCCGCGATGACGAGACTGAGTACAGAGACGGGTTCGACAAGGTTTACGAGGTCTTCTGGCTCAACGTCTTCGGCTCCAAGCTGGTGGAAACGGTCGGCCGCGAGCGCATGCTGTCCACGCCGGCTCACCGGGTGGAGGAACTGCCCAACGGCTCCGTCCTCCTGGTGACGTGGCCCACGGTGGCGGATTTCGCCAGCAAGGAGGCACGGCTCGCGCAGGCTCGCGCCCACGTCCACCTCCGGCCAGACCTTGACTTCGACACCGTGCTGCGAACCTTGCATGAGCGCAGTGCCACGCTCGCCCCCGTGGAGCCCCGCTTCCACCCTGACCTGGCGCCGCTCCTCTCGCGCGTGGTGGACCGCGCCGCCAGCCATGAGCGCCAGCACCGAATCGCCGAACTCAACATGTGGCGCCCGCCCGATCCGGAGGAGTGGCTCCCTGCCGACTCCGCCCTCTCCCCGGACGTGGAAAATCTAGAGCGTGCTCTGCGGCAGTACAGCCTCTACGCCGAGCACCTCGTGGCGCTACTGCACTCGGAGGTGCCCTCGGTTCTCAAGGCGACGCCCGAGTCACTCACGGATGCCGACTTCTACTTCTGGCGGGAGGAGTTCCCGAAGAGTCGCCTTCGGGAGGCCATCGACGGGCACGCGGTGCCCGCCATTGGTGCGTACCTGGGTGAAGTGCTGGTGCGCAACCTGGGCGGCAGGTGGATTCC encodes:
- a CDS encoding alpha/beta fold hydrolase, encoding MAGRMRVLCRVLTLGLCVSVAASVGCLDASEPGNLVPATVVEDPSLPRARWNGASFHIEELGPEGAPVLIFLHGGPGDDYQYLLPLADRHDGVSLADEHRLVFWDQRSAGLSERFSAPEALSLENHLRDLEQLVERVAGERQVVLVGHSWGGQYAALYMSAHPERVAGVVLLEPGEFSTELGKLVPGFAPDLTAEWVNDWAWARQLLATDDHARADFALTVGLLAENSQPGRNDRPVPSWRTGVASKVHVYLAQLSERSFDFTANLDRVQPEVLFIVGGATEDLGAAFQEKQRVLFRRSRLEVIPDAGHNDIVYWRAAESVALIRDYLRTLDLEGAR
- a CDS encoding DUF697 domain-containing protein, translating into MNADKAARAWVEESALRAAGAAAIPIPVPGAHTAVTSAIEAYMIYHVAGIYGEKLSLGEALGLIPTLGAGIVARKAATAVVGETVGWIPVAGWLLKGAASGGTAFAMGVAAVNYFEKKYPQRQATAFETASIKDWVKNAVAHIISSTAKK